The Micromonospora krabiensis genome window below encodes:
- the dnaJ gene encoding molecular chaperone DnaJ, whose product MARDYYGILGVSREASDDEIKRAYRKLARQFHPDVNPDPEAQEKFKDINAAYEVLSDDRKRQIVDLGGDPLAPGGGGAGGPGGPGGAGPFVGFQDIMDAFFGGAAGGSRGPRPRTRPGADAILRLELDLHETAFGVEAPITVDTAVLCTTCSGAGTAAGTHLATCEACGGRGEVQSVQRTFLGQVVSARPCTVCQGYGTTIPHPCPTCAGDGRVRTRRSLTVKIPAGVEDGMRIRLAQQGEVGPGGGTAGDLYVEIHERPHDVYSRKGDDLHCRVTVPMTAAALGTRLTIKTLDSEETVDVKPGTQPASTLRLRARGVPHLRGTGRGDLYVHLDVRTPTKLDADQERMLREFAKTRGEEVAELSKQGGFFSRMRDAFNGHA is encoded by the coding sequence GTGGCCAGGGACTACTACGGCATTCTCGGTGTGAGCCGAGAAGCCTCCGACGACGAGATCAAGCGCGCCTACCGCAAGCTGGCGCGCCAGTTCCACCCGGACGTCAATCCGGATCCGGAGGCCCAGGAGAAGTTCAAGGACATCAACGCCGCGTACGAGGTCCTCTCGGACGACCGGAAACGGCAGATCGTCGACCTGGGTGGCGACCCGCTCGCCCCGGGCGGCGGGGGCGCCGGCGGCCCGGGCGGCCCCGGCGGCGCCGGCCCGTTCGTCGGGTTCCAGGACATCATGGACGCCTTCTTCGGAGGCGCGGCGGGCGGCTCGCGCGGCCCGCGTCCGCGCACCCGTCCCGGGGCTGACGCGATCCTGCGCCTCGAACTGGACCTGCACGAGACGGCGTTCGGCGTCGAGGCGCCCATCACCGTGGACACGGCCGTCCTCTGCACCACCTGCTCCGGCGCCGGCACCGCGGCGGGCACCCACCTCGCCACCTGCGAGGCGTGCGGCGGTCGCGGTGAGGTGCAGTCGGTGCAGCGCACCTTCCTCGGCCAGGTGGTCTCCGCCCGGCCGTGCACCGTCTGCCAGGGCTACGGCACCACCATCCCGCACCCCTGCCCGACGTGCGCCGGTGACGGCCGGGTCCGCACCCGCCGCTCGCTGACCGTGAAGATCCCGGCCGGTGTCGAGGACGGCATGCGGATCCGGCTGGCCCAGCAGGGCGAAGTCGGTCCGGGCGGTGGCACCGCCGGCGACCTCTACGTCGAGATCCACGAGCGGCCGCACGACGTCTACTCGCGCAAGGGCGACGACCTCCACTGCCGGGTCACCGTGCCGATGACGGCGGCGGCGCTCGGCACCCGACTGACGATCAAGACGCTGGACAGCGAGGAGACCGTCGACGTGAAGCCCGGCACGCAGCCGGCCAGCACGCTGCGGCTGCGCGCCCGCGGCGTGCCGCACCTGCGCGGCACCGGCCGGGGTGACCTCTACGTCCACCTCGACGTGCGCACGCCCACCAAGCTCGACGCCGACCAGGAGCGGATGCTCCGGGAGTTCGCCAAGACGCGGGGCGAGGAGGTCGCCGAGCTGAGCAAGCAGGGCGGCTTCTTCTCCCGGATGCGCGACGCGTTCAACGGTCACGCCTGA
- the hrcA gene encoding heat-inducible transcriptional repressor HrcA, with product MGLDDRKLAVLRAIVEDYVATQEPVGSRALVERHQLGVSPATVRNDMAVLEEEGYIRQPHTSAGRVPTDRGYRLFVDRLSRVKPLSPAERRAIERFLVGAVDLDDVVHRTVRLLAQLTRQVAVVQYPSLARSTVRHLELVPISTTRLMLVMIADTGRVEQRLVEMPAPILADDVTDLRRLVNEKLVGSRFSDTPPLVQALVDEARPDQRPAMATLATVLLETLVERHEERIALAGTANLTRGGLLDFQGSLRPILEALEEEVVLLKLIGETEPSTTRVLIGDENEIDNLRAASVVSTGYGPGATIVGGLGVLGPTRMDYPGTIATVRAVARYVGDLLAQN from the coding sequence ATGGGTCTGGACGACCGGAAGCTCGCCGTGCTCCGCGCGATCGTCGAGGACTACGTCGCGACGCAGGAACCGGTCGGCAGCCGGGCGCTGGTCGAGCGCCACCAGTTGGGCGTCTCACCGGCGACGGTCCGCAACGACATGGCGGTGCTCGAGGAGGAGGGCTACATCCGGCAGCCGCACACGAGTGCCGGCCGGGTGCCCACCGACCGCGGCTACCGCCTCTTCGTCGACCGGCTCTCCCGCGTCAAGCCGCTCAGCCCGGCGGAGCGCCGGGCGATCGAGCGCTTCCTGGTCGGCGCCGTCGACCTGGACGACGTGGTGCACCGCACGGTCCGCCTGTTGGCCCAGTTGACCCGGCAGGTCGCCGTCGTGCAGTACCCGAGCCTGGCCCGCTCGACGGTCCGCCACCTGGAGCTGGTGCCCATCTCGACCACCCGGCTGATGCTCGTCATGATCGCCGACACCGGGCGGGTCGAGCAGCGGCTCGTCGAGATGCCCGCGCCGATCCTCGCCGACGACGTCACCGACCTGCGCCGGCTGGTCAACGAGAAGCTGGTCGGCAGCCGGTTCTCCGACACGCCGCCGCTGGTGCAGGCGCTGGTCGACGAGGCCCGCCCCGACCAGCGTCCGGCCATGGCCACCCTCGCCACGGTCCTGCTGGAGACGCTCGTCGAGCGCCACGAGGAGCGAATCGCGCTGGCCGGCACGGCCAACCTCACCCGGGGTGGCCTGCTGGATTTCCAGGGCTCGCTGCGGCCGATCCTCGAAGCGCTCGAGGAGGAGGTCGTGCTGCTCAAGCTCATCGGCGAGACCGAGCCCAGCACGACCCGGGTGCTGATCGGCGACGAGAACGAGATCGACAACCTCCGCGCCGCCTCGGTGGTGAGCACCGGCTACGGGCCGGGCGCCACCATCGTCGGTGGCCTGGGGGTGCTGGGGCCGACCCGGATGGACTACCCCGGCACCATCGCCACGGTGAGGGCCGTGGCACGCTACGTGGGCGACCTGCTGGCCCAGAACTGA